A single genomic interval of Synechococcus sp. UW179A harbors:
- a CDS encoding efflux RND transporter permease subunit produces MRSISQPFLRRPVFTIVCSLLVLLAGVVSLVGLGLEDLPQLAPTRVSVSASFPAAGPEVVEQSVTAVLEKQLSGLDGLESMTSSSRQGGASLSLRFESGDPELNAIKVQNEVNLASRRLPQSVTRQGLNVNRSTNDLLLILGFSAPPGMYEPIFIGGWLDQRLSEGLRSTPGVGDIRVFGSSELAYRLWLDPNRLEQFSLSTNDITAALAEQNVLAAIGNLGEAPAPAGQLFSLPVDAEGRLRSQADFAAMVVKRTENGGLVRLKDVGRVELGQRNYGSSALNLQGESSVAVGIFQRDGSNALEVSRAVRERLKSLESSFPPGLDVQMIFDVAENVQANLDRTRDTLRDAVLLVLVVLVLFLGRWRLALIPGLAVPVALIGSLVVVRLSGSNLNSLILFGLVLATGIVVDDAIVVSEDIAGRIERGEEPQGASEDAMAELAGAVLATSLVLAAVFLPVLLIPGSIGRLYQPIALAISGAILFSTFNALTFTPMACARVLGKGDGRLPAPFRSISRRLREGMARLQGLYAKMLAVWLARGRTVIALVLAGLMLTGIGLATIPTSFIPDEDQGQVRGYFTLPEGASLERTEAVMERIREVVAEEPLIRSGNFYAGSSFGQSGEDTGSFYLRLTPLKERPGRQNSSQSVKQRLNSELRRRITDAQVIVTTPPTVRGFSSESGLQMELLDRSGGQLSLQDFENQAQQFILAAQNSGQFQRVSTRFDASSPRWKLELDRSQMAALDLPVGPTLRDIGTAIGGRFIDDTFSGGEIRSIYIQLEGTDRSKPGDLTSLMVRNRSGDLVSLANVAQLKRDSGANRITHYNQKRSISITAIPSDGISSGQAIDLLQAISDRTGGNNLGLAFTGLAREETRAESVSWVLFGLGVTVVYLLLAGLYESFVDPLIILLTVPMALLGALIGLKLRSLTLDVFAQMGLLVLVSLAAKNGILIVEFANQRLAQGTALIDAIEEAALNRMRPILLTAVTSLAGFLPLLLATGTGSSSRISIGTVVFSGLLVSTLLSLFIVPATYLLFKRWRGVGPAKPELDG; encoded by the coding sequence TTGCGGTCCATCTCCCAGCCATTTCTGAGACGGCCCGTCTTCACCATCGTCTGCAGCTTATTGGTGCTGCTGGCTGGGGTGGTGTCTCTGGTGGGCCTCGGCCTTGAAGACCTGCCTCAACTGGCACCCACCCGCGTGAGCGTGAGCGCCAGTTTTCCTGCCGCAGGCCCGGAAGTGGTAGAGCAAAGCGTCACAGCAGTGCTGGAAAAACAGCTCAGCGGCCTGGATGGCCTGGAGAGCATGACCTCCAGCAGCAGGCAGGGTGGAGCCAGCCTCAGCCTGCGCTTCGAGTCAGGCGATCCGGAGCTCAACGCGATCAAGGTTCAGAACGAGGTCAATCTGGCCAGCCGCCGACTGCCCCAGTCAGTGACCAGACAGGGGCTGAATGTGAACCGCTCCACAAATGACCTGCTGCTGATCCTCGGCTTCAGCGCTCCTCCCGGGATGTATGAGCCGATCTTCATCGGTGGCTGGCTCGACCAACGCCTCAGTGAAGGCCTGCGAAGCACGCCTGGGGTTGGCGACATCCGTGTGTTCGGCAGTAGCGAGCTCGCCTACCGCCTCTGGTTGGATCCCAATCGCTTGGAGCAATTCAGTCTGTCCACCAACGACATCACCGCCGCTCTGGCAGAGCAGAACGTTCTTGCCGCAATAGGCAACCTGGGCGAGGCACCGGCTCCAGCAGGACAGCTTTTCAGCCTGCCCGTGGATGCTGAAGGGCGGCTGCGCAGCCAGGCCGACTTTGCAGCCATGGTGGTAAAACGCACCGAAAACGGTGGCCTGGTTCGCCTGAAGGATGTAGGTCGCGTTGAGCTTGGCCAACGCAACTACGGAAGCAGCGCGCTCAATCTTCAGGGCGAAAGCTCAGTGGCTGTCGGTATCTTCCAGCGGGATGGATCGAACGCTCTGGAGGTCAGTCGTGCGGTTCGGGAGAGGCTGAAAAGCCTGGAAAGCAGCTTTCCCCCTGGGTTGGACGTGCAGATGATCTTTGATGTGGCCGAAAACGTCCAGGCCAATCTCGATCGCACCAGAGACACCCTCAGGGACGCGGTGCTGCTGGTGCTGGTGGTGCTGGTGCTGTTTCTGGGACGCTGGCGCCTGGCCTTGATTCCTGGCCTGGCGGTGCCTGTGGCGTTGATCGGCAGTCTGGTGGTGGTGCGCCTCAGCGGGTCGAATCTCAACAGCCTGATCCTGTTCGGCCTCGTGCTGGCCACGGGCATCGTTGTCGACGATGCCATCGTTGTCAGCGAAGACATCGCAGGCCGGATCGAACGGGGCGAGGAGCCCCAGGGCGCTTCGGAAGATGCGATGGCAGAGCTTGCGGGCGCAGTTTTAGCCACATCTCTGGTTCTGGCTGCTGTCTTTCTGCCGGTTCTGCTGATCCCTGGCTCCATTGGCCGCCTTTATCAACCGATTGCTCTGGCCATCAGCGGCGCAATTCTGTTCTCAACGTTCAATGCCCTCACGTTCACTCCGATGGCCTGCGCCCGTGTGCTGGGAAAGGGCGACGGACGATTGCCAGCACCGTTCAGATCGATCAGTCGCCGACTGCGGGAGGGCATGGCCCGGTTGCAAGGTCTTTACGCAAAGATGCTGGCGGTCTGGCTGGCACGGGGCAGAACCGTGATCGCGCTGGTGCTGGCAGGACTGATGCTCACCGGCATTGGTCTGGCGACGATCCCCACCTCCTTCATCCCCGACGAAGATCAGGGCCAGGTGCGCGGATATTTCACGCTGCCGGAAGGGGCAAGCCTGGAACGTACCGAGGCTGTGATGGAACGCATCCGCGAGGTCGTCGCTGAAGAGCCCCTGATCCGCAGCGGCAATTTCTATGCCGGAAGCTCATTCGGACAGAGCGGCGAGGACACGGGGTCTTTCTATCTGCGCCTCACACCCCTGAAAGAACGCCCTGGGCGGCAGAACAGCAGTCAATCCGTGAAGCAGCGTCTGAACAGCGAGCTGAGACGACGCATCACCGATGCCCAGGTGATTGTGACCACGCCGCCCACAGTGCGGGGGTTCAGCAGTGAATCAGGCCTGCAGATGGAACTGCTGGATCGCAGTGGCGGCCAGCTCAGCCTGCAGGATTTCGAGAATCAGGCCCAGCAGTTCATCCTGGCTGCCCAGAACTCCGGGCAGTTCCAGCGCGTGAGCACGCGCTTCGATGCAAGCTCACCGCGTTGGAAACTGGAGCTTGACCGCAGCCAGATGGCAGCGCTGGACCTACCGGTGGGTCCGACTCTGAGGGACATCGGAACCGCCATCGGAGGCCGTTTCATCGATGACACCTTCTCAGGGGGGGAGATCCGCAGCATCTACATCCAACTGGAGGGAACTGACCGCAGCAAGCCTGGAGATCTCACGAGCCTGATGGTGCGCAACCGCAGCGGCGACCTGGTCTCATTAGCGAACGTTGCGCAACTGAAACGTGATTCAGGAGCGAATCGAATCACCCATTACAACCAGAAGCGATCGATCAGCATCACTGCCATCCCTTCAGATGGGATCAGCAGTGGCCAGGCCATCGATCTCCTTCAGGCGATCAGTGATCGGACCGGAGGCAACAACCTGGGCCTGGCCTTCACCGGTCTTGCCAGAGAGGAGACCCGAGCGGAATCCGTGTCCTGGGTGCTGTTCGGACTTGGCGTCACGGTGGTGTATCTGTTGCTGGCGGGCCTCTATGAAAGCTTTGTGGATCCGCTGATCATCCTGCTCACAGTGCCGATGGCACTGCTGGGAGCCTTGATCGGCCTGAAGCTGCGCAGTCTCACGCTCGACGTCTTCGCCCAGATGGGCTTGCTGGTGCTGGTGAGCCTGGCCGCCAAGAACGGAATCCTGATTGTTGAATTCGCCAATCAACGGCTTGCCCAGGGAACCGCCCTGATCGATGCCATCGAGGAAGCGGCGCTCAACAGAATGAGGCCGATTCTGCTGACAGCGGTGACATCGCTGGCCGGATTTCTGCCATTGCTGCTTGCCACCGGAACAGGCTCCTCCAGTCGCATCAGCATCGGCACCGTTGTCTTCAGCGGACTGCTGGTGTCAACGCTGCTCTCGCTGTTCATCGTGCCGGCCACCTATCTGCTGTTCAAGCGTTGGAGAGGAGTTGGCCCGGCAAAGCCCGAGCTAGACGGCTGA
- a CDS encoding cupin, translating into MLSSATNRQASSAQAQYFSYGEAANPIRSGLTDAVPYHSFSPAFFGQNGSAVMPLDLSEELQCSGPATGPSLCANFIRMNGDGLRTTAVATSQLFFVADGDGETEACGQHFQWNKGDMLVLPAGGDAIHSCSGKAALYWVHDAPLLRFLGVTPNEALFEPTFYSHRDSQGRLAEIAANPSGARANRVSVLMGNAAFPQTRTVSHTLWAMLGILPAGQEQKPHRHQSIALDFAVDCRPGCYTLIGTELDDQGRIRKPHREDWAAGAAFVTPPGYWHSHHNESGADAYVLPIQDAGLHTYLRTLDILFSG; encoded by the coding sequence ATGCTGAGCAGCGCAACGAATCGTCAAGCGTCATCGGCCCAGGCTCAGTATTTCTCCTACGGCGAAGCGGCCAACCCAATCCGCAGCGGACTGACGGACGCCGTTCCTTATCACTCCTTTTCCCCTGCTTTCTTTGGCCAAAACGGTAGTGCCGTGATGCCTCTGGATCTGAGCGAGGAACTGCAGTGCAGTGGACCTGCCACCGGCCCGTCGTTATGCGCCAACTTCATCCGAATGAATGGCGACGGGCTGCGCACCACTGCTGTGGCAACAAGCCAGTTGTTCTTCGTAGCCGATGGAGACGGTGAAACGGAAGCCTGCGGCCAACACTTCCAGTGGAACAAGGGCGACATGCTCGTTCTCCCAGCAGGAGGAGACGCCATTCACAGCTGCTCTGGCAAGGCGGCTCTCTACTGGGTGCACGACGCACCACTGCTGCGTTTTCTAGGTGTGACTCCCAATGAAGCCCTTTTTGAACCAACCTTTTACAGCCATCGCGATAGCCAAGGGCGACTAGCTGAGATCGCAGCCAACCCCAGCGGCGCCCGTGCCAACCGAGTCAGTGTGCTGATGGGCAACGCTGCGTTTCCCCAGACCAGAACGGTCAGCCACACCCTTTGGGCCATGCTGGGCATTCTTCCCGCTGGGCAGGAACAGAAGCCTCACCGACACCAGTCGATCGCCCTGGATTTCGCCGTGGACTGCAGGCCAGGTTGCTACACCCTGATTGGCACTGAGCTCGATGATCAGGGAAGAATCCGGAAGCCACATCGGGAAGACTGGGCAGCTGGTGCCGCTTTTGTGACCCCACCGGGCTACTGGCATTCCCACCACAATGAGTCTGGTGCTGATGCCTACGTGCTGCCGATTCAGGACGCAGGACTGCACACCTATCTGCGCACGCTCGACATTCTTTTTAGCGGCTGA
- the psaB gene encoding photosystem I core protein PsaB, whose translation MATKFPSFSQGLAQDPTTRRIWYGIATAHDFESHDGMTEERLYQKLFSTHFGHLAIIGLWVSGNLFHIAWQGNFEQWVADPLHVKPIAHAIWDPHFGQGAITAFTQAGATSPVNIAYSGLYHWFYTIGMTKNAELYQGSIFMMILSAWALFAGWLHLQPKFRPSLAWFKNAESRLNHHLAVLFGFSSIAWTGHLVHVAIPESRGQHVGWDNFLSVMPHPAGLGPFFTGNWGVYAQNPDSMGQIFGTTEGSGTAILTFLGGFHPQTEALWLTDIAHHHLAIGCIFVIAGHMYRTNFGIGHSIKEILEAHNPPKGTPGDLGAGHRGLYDTLNNSLHMQLGLALASLGVVTSLVAQHMYAMPSYAFIAKAYTTQAALYTHHQYIAIFLMCGAFAHGAIFFIRDYDPEANKDNVLARMLEHKEAIISHLSWITLFLGFHTLGLYVHNDVVVAFGTPEKQILVEPVFAQFVQAASGKAIYGFDVLLSNSAGAAANANAAYMGGWMDAINGNTDVFLPIGPGDFMVHHAIALGLHTTTLILVKGALDARGSKLMPDKKDFGYSFPCDGPGRGGTCDISAWDAFYLAVFWALNTIGWVTFYWHWKHLAIWQGNVAQFNESSTYLMGWFRDYLWLNSSQLINGYNPFGSNNLAVWAWMFLFGHLVWATGFMFLISWRGYWQELIETIVWAHQRTPLANLVGWRDKPVALSIVQARVVGLAHFTIGYILTYAAFLIASTSGKFG comes from the coding sequence ATGGCAACGAAATTTCCTTCGTTCAGCCAGGGTCTGGCACAGGACCCGACAACCCGCCGCATTTGGTACGGGATCGCCACGGCTCACGACTTCGAGAGCCATGACGGAATGACGGAGGAGAGGCTTTACCAAAAGCTCTTCTCCACCCATTTCGGGCATCTCGCAATCATCGGCCTCTGGGTTTCGGGAAACCTGTTCCATATCGCCTGGCAGGGCAACTTCGAACAGTGGGTCGCCGACCCCCTGCACGTGAAGCCCATTGCTCACGCAATCTGGGATCCCCATTTCGGTCAAGGCGCCATTACCGCCTTCACCCAAGCGGGAGCCACATCACCGGTGAACATCGCCTACTCAGGTCTGTACCACTGGTTCTACACAATCGGCATGACGAAGAATGCCGAGCTGTATCAGGGTTCCATCTTCATGATGATCCTGTCGGCCTGGGCCTTGTTCGCCGGTTGGCTGCACCTGCAGCCCAAGTTCCGCCCTTCACTCGCTTGGTTCAAGAATGCTGAGTCACGCCTGAACCATCACCTGGCCGTCCTTTTCGGTTTCAGCTCAATCGCCTGGACTGGACACCTGGTTCACGTGGCGATTCCCGAATCCCGGGGTCAGCACGTGGGGTGGGACAACTTCCTGAGCGTGATGCCTCACCCTGCCGGTCTTGGACCTTTCTTTACCGGCAACTGGGGTGTCTATGCACAGAATCCTGATTCCATGGGCCAAATCTTCGGGACAACCGAAGGGTCCGGTACTGCGATTCTCACCTTCCTGGGTGGCTTCCATCCTCAGACTGAAGCCCTTTGGCTCACTGATATCGCCCATCACCACCTGGCGATTGGTTGCATATTTGTGATCGCTGGTCACATGTACAGGACCAACTTTGGCATCGGTCACTCCATTAAGGAGATCCTCGAAGCTCACAATCCTCCTAAGGGCACTCCTGGTGATCTGGGTGCTGGTCACAGGGGTCTTTACGACACCTTGAACAACAGCCTGCACATGCAGCTCGGCTTAGCGCTCGCCTCGCTTGGTGTCGTTACCTCTCTGGTGGCTCAGCACATGTATGCAATGCCGTCGTATGCCTTCATTGCAAAGGCCTACACGACACAAGCTGCTCTTTACACGCACCACCAGTACATCGCCATCTTCCTGATGTGCGGTGCCTTCGCCCACGGAGCGATCTTCTTCATCCGTGACTACGACCCCGAAGCCAACAAGGACAATGTCCTGGCCCGGATGCTTGAGCACAAGGAGGCGATCATCAGCCACCTGAGCTGGATCACCCTCTTCCTTGGCTTCCATACCCTGGGTCTTTACGTTCACAACGACGTTGTTGTGGCGTTCGGAACACCTGAGAAGCAGATTCTGGTTGAGCCCGTCTTTGCCCAATTCGTTCAAGCCGCTTCCGGTAAGGCGATCTATGGATTCGACGTGCTGCTCTCCAATTCCGCTGGTGCTGCCGCTAATGCCAACGCTGCTTACATGGGTGGGTGGATGGATGCCATCAATGGGAACACCGACGTGTTCTTGCCGATCGGCCCTGGTGACTTCATGGTTCACCACGCCATCGCACTGGGTTTGCACACCACCACTCTGATTCTGGTCAAAGGTGCTCTGGATGCCCGTGGCTCCAAGCTGATGCCAGACAAGAAGGACTTTGGCTACTCCTTCCCCTGCGACGGCCCTGGCCGTGGTGGTACTTGTGACATCTCTGCCTGGGACGCCTTCTATCTGGCTGTCTTCTGGGCACTGAACACAATCGGTTGGGTCACCTTCTACTGGCACTGGAAGCACCTGGCCATCTGGCAGGGCAACGTGGCTCAGTTCAATGAGTCCAGCACCTACCTGATGGGTTGGTTCCGCGATTACCTGTGGCTGAATTCCTCCCAGCTGATCAACGGTTACAACCCCTTCGGCAGCAACAACCTCGCCGTTTGGGCCTGGATGTTCCTGTTCGGCCACCTCGTCTGGGCGACTGGATTCATGTTCCTGATCTCCTGGCGCGGTTACTGGCAGGAGCTGATCGAGACCATCGTTTGGGCTCATCAGCGCACACCGCTTGCCAACCTTGTTGGCTGGCGTGACAAGCCAGTGGCTCTGTCGATCGTTCAGGCTCGTGTTGTGGGTCTCGCCCACTTCACGATTGGCTACATCCTCACGTATGCCGCCTTCCTGATCGCATCGACTTCCGGCAAGTTCGGCTGA